A DNA window from Aestuariispira ectoiniformans contains the following coding sequences:
- a CDS encoding DUF3501 family protein, translated as MSAARKITKDDILPLDEYIKVRKDRKAALLPRKKKRRAEIGPVATVYFESFDTMLHQIQEMLYIEKGGDEQLRDELAAYNPLVPNGRELVTTVMFEIDDEIRRRNFLSRLGGVEETMFIKFGDEEIFGRPEEDVDRTTADGKASSVQFIHFPFTDEQAAKFSEPGTQVIVGFKHPEYAHMAIIQEESRAELAGDFA; from the coding sequence ATGTCTGCAGCGCGTAAGATCACCAAGGACGATATCCTGCCGCTGGACGAATACATCAAGGTTCGCAAGGACCGTAAGGCCGCATTATTGCCGCGCAAGAAAAAGCGGCGCGCGGAAATCGGCCCGGTTGCCACCGTCTATTTCGAATCCTTCGATACCATGCTGCATCAGATTCAGGAGATGCTCTATATCGAAAAAGGCGGCGACGAACAGTTACGGGACGAACTGGCGGCCTATAACCCGCTCGTCCCCAACGGGCGCGAGCTGGTGACGACCGTCATGTTTGAAATCGACGATGAGATCCGCCGACGCAACTTCCTGTCTCGCCTCGGCGGGGTCGAAGAGACCATGTTCATCAAATTCGGCGATGAAGAGATTTTCGGCCGTCCGGAAGAGGATGTGGACAGGACCACAGCCGACGGCAAAGCCTCCAGCGTGCAGTTCATCCATTTCCCTTTCACCGATGAACAGGCCGCAAAGTTCAGCGAACCCGGCACGCAGGTCATCGTCGGCTTCAAACATCCCGAATATGCCCATATGGCGATCATTCAGGAGGAAAGCCGCGCCGAACTGGCCGGTGACTTTGCTTGA